The genomic window GTGCTGCCGTGCTGCGTCCCAAGGGGTATGCTGTGGTTGGAGTTTTCATAGTGATTCGGCCCACGTGACTGTGACAAAGGTACTTGCCCATGTGGGCTGTGATTTTGAACCCGAGATCTCTCCGTCTCCTGTTCGAGTTGGGACTGGAGCGCCTCGAAAGTCTCAATGTCGTCGTTGGTAACTGTCGAAATTCGATTTTCAAAGCCATCATCTCCCACCACTGCATCTCCTACGACGGGGAGAGTCGAATCTGCTGGCGCACCAGATGCATTTCCGGGAGTTCCGGATATATTGTTTTCGTCTCTGCTCTGCCGCTGGCGTTTATTGGGTGGCTGAGCTATGGCGACCGGCGGTGGCAGCTGCCCATTAGCCATGGAAGAATGTGGCATTCCGCCCATGACAGGACCAGCCGTCTCTGGTCCATTCCCATCTGGGTTTGAAGCAATCATCGGATTTCTCTTCCGTTTTGATCCGGTCGGTGTGCCTACTGTATGGGCTGGCGGGCTCATGTATGTGGTCGAGTTGGGCTGATTGGTCGCTGTGAGTGAGGTCGTGGCCATACTGTTCGTGTGATGTAAAGACCTCATAGCCGTCATTGCAGACTCAGCCGTGTTGCCTTGATGATGGTCATTCATATCAAAAGGCTCTCCGTCATCTACAGCCCCGTTCTTCTGCTTCTTAGGCTTTTTCATTTTGGAGTTGGGTGTACCCATATCACCGTTCGCGTTTGGATCCCCTGTACGTTCCTTTGGTCGATTCTTTGATCCCTTGGGCCTTCCTCTCTTTTTCGGAACCGAAGATTGTTGGTCTCCCGTGGGTGCCATGTGACCGGGAACTCCATGCCCGCCCGGTGTATGACCTACATTCTCTTCCACATCGACCCAGCTCGAATCAACATCTACGGATGTTGTGGGATCCATCGGAGCACCGGAGGCTCCAGGCGCTTTTGCGAGAACTTTCCTCATTCCCTTGTCCTTACGGACCTTGGTAGCCTTGCTGCCCTTTGGGCGACCTCTTGGTCGTTTGCCGGGTTCTTTGGGCGGCGACGCAGACATGTTTTTCGGAGGCATGGAGGCTTCGTCAACCGTGTCTTGAAGTAGAGTGTATGACCGCGTAGGACTCATGTTCAAAGCCTGATTGCTGATCTGATGTGGGAATATCTCAGCTATGAAGCCAACAAATTGGTTTCCGGAGCCGTTCTTCTCAGCACTTTCCGGGAAGACTCCGTCCTCGGGGGGAGGAGCGCCTGGGATTCCGCCGAAATAGGCGAGTCCCTTGCAGAGCTGGTCGACGACTGAAACTGGGTTCAGTGTTCGAAGGAGAGTCAACAGGCGCGCCTGCTCCTCTTTGGTTTGTTTCGGATCGAGACTGGTCTGTCGAGGACCACCAGTCTGTGCATTCGGGGTGGCGGTTGATGTCATGCTCAGAGAGGAACTGGATAGGTTGGCAGCGGGTGAGTTTGGTGCCTCGTCGAGTCTCCTCCGTGAAAAAGACGTATATCCGGCCATATGCGCCATCTTGGCGGCACGCTCTGTCCTCTCGCTGGTACGTTTCGCAATTTCGTCCCGTCTCTTCGCCTCGGCTGTGTTGATGTCAATATGCATAACACTAAAGCTACCACCTTGCGGGTTGGCCTTGCCCCTCAGATTGCTGGGGACTGGGTCCTTAACGCGTCCGTCCTTGTAACCGTTGGCGTAGGTGGGACCAGTCCATGGGATGGCACCCGATGGTGACGGAGGCGGGCCGGCGTCGGCGGACGATGGTCGCGGCTGTATCTGCTGGAGCTGGGCTTGACGAGGTGCAAACTGTTGCGTCGTATGCTGCGCGTCAACTATCGCGCTCACGGTTTCGGGAGCAGTTGGGGCCGAAGGCTGATGGGTGACAGGACCCAACGAGAGAGGCGCAACTTTGCGCGATCGGTTCGGTGACGCGGGCGTCGCAGCCGAGGGTGCCTCAAGGGCAGCAACGCCCGTGGGCACCGATACGGAGGAAGGTTGTGTGGTAACGTGAACAGTCTGGGGAGTTGTCTCTGTGGACGTGATGCAATCAGCAAGCTGTGCCAATGCATTgtgacattttttttttcgtcgacCGAATGCTCTCCCAGTCAAGTAATTTTTTTGTACAGGACTAGGGAAAAAATTTAGGCGAAGGGCTTCCGGGATTACATCGGCAATCAAACTCACCTGTATTTGTCGACATGATTCCCCGTCAATGCCAATAGtagtagcagcagcagcagcagcagcgtttGCTTGCCCGGCTGTGCACCCCCTCACTCGACTCGAGCGTGCTGCTGTCGATTGTTTACAGCAAAGGGTCAGGCGACGCGGCAGTGCTGCGTGCGTGTTTGTGCGGAGTCGAGCGAGTCGGTGAGGGAGAGAGAGGCGCCACCTCTTGACTGGGTTCTCCTAGGTGTGCTAAACACCGGCGGTTGGCTCCTGAATGGGTCCAGGAAACGGCCTCCCACATCATCAAGCAGGGTGTAACGGCGCCAATGAGCAAGCAAACTTCAGGGACTGCACAATTTTGCAGCTTTGTGGGAGTTCGGATAGAGGATGCTGGGCCTCGGACGACGATGTGTCATAATTTGGGGCCTTGTGCGACAAGGCGGGCGATGCGGGAGACGAGCAAGATAGGTCAGGGAGGCAGTGAGTGTAGTAGGGGTTTGAACTGAATTGAATTGAACTGAACTGAAATTGCGACGATAGATGGCGTCGAAGTTGGGCCACCGACCTAACGCCAGGGAAGAGGGGGAGGgaagcaaaaacaaaaacaagacgAATCCACGTCGCCTGCCTTGGCGTTGGCAGGTcgggggatttttttttttttgttttggttctgGGGCGAGAATGAAGAAGTGAAAACAGGCCTCGACTACAAAATACTTGGCGATAAATCGCCTGGTGGCCGGGTGGCTGGTCTCAGCTTTGCCGTCGACCTTTTTTTCTAAGTTGACCTGAATAAATGATATTACcagctaccttaggtacctccAAGTTAGGTAAGATGTGACTTGGGAGCTGAATTGACAGTGCACTTGTAAAATCCTTGCTGCAAAGGCTCGATTGCGGATGAAGACGGCGATTTTTCCAACTTGTAAAGTACTGCACCATACCATTTTCATACCGAAAGTCAAGCCACCTGAGCTTCTTATATTGGAGTCACCGATTTCCAAGGTACGAATATCGAGAGGCTCACGAACCCCCCACCCAAAAGAAATCTCTTGAACCTTTAAAGGCGTCCCTACCATCCAACACTGAAAAAGTACAAGAGCTGCCCTGCCCAGGGTCGGGATGCCAGCATCATAGCACCGTGCGAATTAGTGCTGATTAGTGCTCCGTCCGCGGCATAACGAGCTCCATCCATCCACAAGCTTGCTTGACGGTTTGAGGGGGAACACTCACTGGCTACACCTTAACTCGGTTTGGGAACTCCACTCCAATCCATACCCAAACCAACCTCACACCTCATCAACATCGATTGATCATATGTACCGGGACTGCGAATAGCACAGTAGAGCTATCACGCAGACTCATACTAGACACGAATCTTTACGGCCCTAAACCGTTTACTTGGCCGTGTGGCCGGGAACCGTTGAGAAACCCTTTCAGTTTTCCGCCGTCGACCGCCGGCGCGCATCATCCCGAGCTCCCCCGAGACTCCGGCTCCGAGctcaagctctcgttgctTCTGAACCTAAAACTCTTCGAGCCGAGTTATGCTGCAGTGAAGCCTCTTCACTCCAATCAGCCATGCCGACGCCTTCAAGCTACGCTCTGGTTTCTTTGCCGCTGAGGGCGTTCGACACCGATGATGCCCTGTCTGCGCTGCGCGGAACCATCACCTCAGACAACGGCTCCGTCCAACCCTTCACAATACCTGAGTTCAAAATCGGTACTCTCGATGCGCTAGTTCAGCAGGCCGATGACCTCACCAAGCTCGAGGCGGCATGCCAGGGCGTCGTGTCTCGCGTCGCTGACTCGCTCAAGAACCTCCTCGATGGAGACGAGGAGAAGGTTGCGCAGCACAAGACTGTCAACGATAGTTAGTGAAACATCTACTACCTCTGTGGGCCGACTGCTGGATGATCGTATTGACGGGACGCCCATTGATCGATGTTGTTTACCGTATGGAAGTCGAGCTAACAGAATGTGCATCCAGAGCCTACCGACCACTATATAACCCATTTCAGTTGGAACAAGGTTAGGTACCGAGCGGACAGGCCATTGGGAGAGCTCATAGACACAATGCAAAAGGTGAGCGGCTAATTCATGAGCAGGAGCTCTACAGTCCTACCATGGTACTATGCGATCATATTCTCACCAGCTTTCACGATCTATTTTAGGAGCTCGTCAACATCGACAATGACGTCAAGGGCAAATTCACCCAGTACAACTCGACCAAGTCAACCATGGCGGCTTTGCAACGGAAACAGACGTACGGTGACTCCTTCTCTCATTTTACCCCTTGCAAATTACTCCATTACTCCAGTGGTCTAACAAAACCAACATTGCAGAGGCAACCTTGCCACCAAATCTTTGACCCCTATTGTCAAACCCTCCCTTTTGGTGCAAGACTCGGAGTACCTAGAAACAAACCTCATCGCCGTGCCGTCGATTGCAAAGAAGGACTTCCTCAAGACTTACGAAACACTTGCTCCGATGGTCGTACCCCGCTCTTCAGTTCAAGTGGCGCAGGATGACGAGTTTACTCTGTTCGCCGTAACGACTTTCAAGAAGACGGCTGCCGAGTTCCTCCAGAAGTGCCGAGAACAGAAGTGGACACCGCGCCAGTACAAGTACGTCCAGGGCGGACAGGAGGAGGAAAAGCGCGAGCTGGAGCGCATCGCCAAGGAAGAGCGCAAGGTCTTCCATGAGGCGCTGCGCCTTGGCAGGACGGGATGGAGCGAGAGCGTCATGGTGTGGGCACACGTGATGGCCCTCCGGGTGTTTGTCGAAACTGTCCTGCGCTATGGCTTGCCGCTGGAGTTTGTCTCTGCCCTGGTGAAGGTGAGTGCCATATATGCTTCTGAACAGCAGCCGTGTAGAGATACTGGGAGTACTGACAAAATCAACCTTACCACTATAGACAAATCCCAAGCTGGTGAAGAAGGTCAAGACCTCGTTGGACAAGTCATTCTCTTATCTTGGAGGAAACGCTTTTGGGCGGGACAAGCAAGGCAAGATCAAGCAGGACGATGCCGCATTGACGTCTGAGATTGCCGCTGCGGGAGTTGGTTTTGGGGAGGGCAACGAGTACACACCTTACGTGTACTACGAGTTTGAGCTACCGTAGCAGGGCCATAGATTGCCTACGCCTGACTATTCACATGACTACATACTTGGCCAAGGTCTGCACACACGCGGCTTGTGCTTCTTTTTCTGGTATTTTTTACattgttatttttttccaGTATCTACATGGCTAGGTTTGAGGTTTGCCTCTCTAATGTGGATACATTCCATCGGCCAGCATCTGTCTGGCGGACCGAACTCAAGGGGTAGCCTTGACAAGACCCTTGTCCTGCAGCCACTTGACAATTTGAGCGACACACTCCTCGACCGAGTTCTCGTGGGTCTTGATGGTGATCTCGGGGTTCTCGGGTGCCTCGTACGGGGCCGAGATGCCGGTAAACTCCTTGATCTCTCCGGCGCGGGCCTTCTTGTACAGACCCTTGGGGTCGCGCTGCTCGGCGACCTCGATGGGTATGTCGACGTAGACCTCGACGAACTCGAGCGGCTCGTCGCCCTTTTGCGCGGCCTGCGCGTGCAGCTCTCTAGCCGTCTGCCTGTCGGCGCGGTACGGCGAGATGAAAGACGTCAGCGCCACGACGGAGCTGTCGGCAAACAGCTTGGCCACCTCGGCAATGCGGCGGATGTTTTCGTTGCGGTCCTTTTCCGAAAAGCCCAGGTCCTTATTGAGCCCGAACCGGACGTTGTCGCCGTCCAGCCGGTACGCGGCCAAGCCCAGGTGCAAAAGGTGCTGCTCCAGCGCCGTCGCCACCGTCGACTTGCCCGACGCCGACAGACCCGTGAACCAGATtgtgaagccgcgctggccgCGCAGCTGGTTGCGCTCGCGGCGGGTCAGGCCGTCGTGCCAGGTGATGTTGCTGTTTGTTGTTTTATGGGCTGTCAGTAAAACTCAATTCATTGTGAAAGGGGCGGGGTGGTTTTGATATTTGGTTCTTGAGCGAGTGAAAGTGACTGACATCAGCGGGGTATGAATGAGATCTCTTACGTTGCCAtgatttttgtttctttgaaATAGATTGATCAGCAATCGGGGGGTTTTAACAAGTATTATGATATTGAGACTTGATGAAGCTCTTAAAATCTGAGTTTCTTTCTGGTCTTTTCTTATCTCTTTGAATTGGTTTCCAAGATGAGATAGATGACTGCTAAACCAAggaactaaaaaaaaaaaaaaaaaaaaaaaaaaaaaaaaaaaaaaaaaaaaggtggttTTATTTCTCTGACTCTGCGAATCTCTCGAAAAGGCTCATATTCAGATCTGTGCACAAAATTAAACAAGACCATGAAAAAACCGGCTCGTGGCAATAACCTGCATTGAAAAGGTTCTACTCGACCCGGAAAAGCTCCATTTCCACTTTGTTCTCCGTTTATTGTTGCAGCAAATGCACAAGGCTTGGAGAGATGGCGATATCTCAACTTTCGGCTTGGCCCGGTATTAGCAGTCCACCCGACAGCTGCTTGATAGGCTGCCGACTAACCTTGCACAATTACTCGCAGCTATGACGGCATTGTGCCCTACCTTTGTCCCGCGCCGACGGCCGCCCCGTTTCCGCATGCCACTTGTAGGAGCTGGAGCAGTAGCCGCAATAAGTTGGTCACGTTGGTGTATACCTGCAGCTAATTAGCGCCGCAACCAGGATATATACCATCTGACAGACCTACAGTACCGAAAAGTATACATCAATACAACAAACAGCTAATACAACAAACAGCTCAAAAGGACAGTTTGTGTCGACTTATTTCTACCATATATGGATAATATTCAGTGGGCACTTTTTCTAAATCTAACAACGCCTAGCTTCTAGAATTGCTGTTGACACCATGCCGCTCAAAAATGCACCCCAAGTTTATAGTACTAAAATAATAAACAAAAGCAGGTCACGCTCTAGCACAATATTCACACTTCACGTGCAGAGCTTGTCATTGGACTGGTAAAAACTTTGATGCGGTCTATGCAGACAGGAGTCATTAGCATGATAaatcgtaaaaaaaaaaaaaaaaaaaaaaaaaaaaaaaaaaaaaaacaaagagtgAGCGGTCATACCACAAGCAACTCCAAGTACTAGAAAGAACCACTTACCACCGCCCCCTTGGGAGATATAAACAGCGCCTTTGCCTCGGCCAAAAGCAACGGGGTCTCTCCTGGCTCGACCAAGGTCTCTAACCTGCCCTCGACCGACACTTTGCGACCCTCCACCTTGACCGTTTTGGCGCGCAGCACGATGTACTGATTTGCCTTGCAGGGCGCACGGTAGTCAATGTTGAGGTTTGCTGTGAGCACGATCGTGTTCGACACGGCAGGGAGGCAGCACCGGGCCAGACCCTCGTCCAGCATGGTGGCGAGGAAGCCGCCGTGGATGATGCCCGGGTAGCCGCACAAGTCCTCGCCGACGTGGGCGATCTGCACGTACGACTTGCCGTCTGTCTCGGACCAGTCAAAGGGCGGCACGCCGACCAGGGCGGGGCCCATCAGCGTACCGGCCGTCAGGCTGTGGCTGCGCCACTCGGGCGGCAGCTTGAGGTGCGGCCGCGACTCGGTCATCTCGGGGTTCGCCCGCAGCTCCTGCACCAGCGGGTGCTTGTTGATGTAGTCCTCCATGGCCTGCGCCTCGGTGGTCTCGGGCTTGTAAGTGCTCGCCGCACCTTCGGCCGTTACGCTGAGGGCCGTCATTTTGAGGTACAGGGTGCCAACGAAGGAGCCGAATGCTGTTCCGCCGAGTATCAAGAATCCGGAGAAGAAACCTCTGCGGCGTGGGCGGGCTGTGTTGGGGCCTGTTGTGTGAGGGGGATGAGGGTTAGTTAGGACGAAGTTAGAACAAACTGGTTTTCGTAACCGATTTTGGGGTCTGGATAAACAATCGGACCTCACCTGATTGTCCGCTACTTGTGGTGAAATAAGAAGTCTGTCCCCGTGGTGCTTGCAACCGGCTACTACTGATGTTCGTCCCGACGAGGCGGGCAGTTGTGGCGTTCCGAGTCGGGGTGGGTAGGTGGGCCAGTGACGATACGGGGTGAGATATCCTCAGCAGTCGGACAAATCTGTTGGGGGCTATCATCGAAGCCATCTTGTGTGATTGCCCCGATTTATACGGTttgaagaaaggaaaaaaaaaaagcctgtcTGTTGGCTTGGGATTGCCCCCTTCTTACTCGATTTCAAACGCCTAGCGTCCCGGCATTGAATTGGTGACTGACGAGATCATGTTCCAAAAGTGCGATTCTGGAGTCGCGGATATCAATTGCGCCGCGTCAAGTGCCCGTCAATGTAATGCCAGACACGATGAATGGAAGAAGTTGCTACAGTATTTGTTGCATTGTGAGCACACTGTGAGAAGCATCAACGGACTACTGGTAAACGGGCACCTacctaactacctacctacctacctaccaagaTCTTGAAACCCTCTCACAATGTTCTGATCTGACTCGGTTCCGTataattacctaggtacctacctacctactttggTGGTCAATCTATTAACTCCCTGGTCATCTTGGAAAACCTCTCAATCATTTGTTCCTGCCCGTCATCCCTCGTCGCAGTTCGTGGGCAGAGGGCAAAATTCCGAAATT from Pyricularia oryzae 70-15 chromosome 4, whole genome shotgun sequence includes these protein-coding regions:
- a CDS encoding adenylyl-sulfate kinase, translated to MATNITWHDGLTRRERNQLRGQRGFTIWFTGLSASGKSTVATALEQHLLHLGLAAYRLDGDNVRFGLNKDLGFSEKDRNENIRRIAEVAKLFADSSVVALTSFISPYRADRQTARELHAQAAQKGDEPLEFVEVYVDIPIEVAEQRDPKGLYKKARAGEIKEFTGISAPYEAPENPEITIKTHENSVEECVAQIVKWLQDKGLVKATP
- a CDS encoding thioesterase; its protein translation is MASMIAPNRFVRLLRISHPVSSLAHLPTPTRNATTARLVGTNISSSRLQAPRGQTSYFTTSSGQSGPNTARPRRRGFFSGFLILGGTAFGSFVGTLYLKMTALSVTAEGAASTYKPETTEAQAMEDYINKHPLVQELRANPEMTESRPHLKLPPEWRSHSLTAGTLMGPALVGVPPFDWSETDGKSYVQIAHVGEDLCGYPGIIHGGFLATMLDEGLARCCLPAVSNTIVLTANLNIDYRAPCKANQYIVLRAKTVKVEGRKVSVEGRLETLVEPGETPLLLAEAKALFISPKGAVTASKFLPVQ
- a CDS encoding vacuolar ATP synthase subunit C 1; this translates as MPTPSSYALVSLPLRAFDTDDALSALRGTITSDNGSVQPFTIPEFKIGTLDALVQQADDLTKLEAACQGVVSRVADSLKNLLDGDEEKVAQHKTVNDKPTDHYITHFSWNKVRYRADRPLGELIDTMQKELVNIDNDVKGKFTQYNSTKSTMAALQRKQTGNLATKSLTPIVKPSLLVQDSEYLETNLIAVPSIAKKDFLKTYETLAPMVVPRSSVQVAQDDEFTLFAVTTFKKTAAEFLQKCREQKWTPRQYKYVQGGQEEEKRELERIAKEERKVFHEALRLGRTGWSESVMVWAHVMALRVFVETVLRYGLPLEFVSALVKTNPKLVKKVKTSLDKSFSYLGGNAFGRDKQGKIKQDDAALTSEIAAAGVGFGEGNEYTPYVYYEFELP